TTTGGCGGGTGCTTTCAACCGACGTCAGATCGGCTCGCGCCTGCTCGAGTTTTTCGCCGAGCGCGCCCAGGTACTTGTCGGCGTTGATGAGCAACGAATCAAAGCGCACGGTTGCGTCTTTCAGTTCTTCTTTTTTCTTGAGTGTCAGTTCTGCGAGTTCGCGTTCTGCCCTTTCAGCGATTGCCTTGATTTTCTTGAGGTTGACGTTAGATTTGTCGAGCCGGCGAAGAAACAGGGTGAAGAACACCGATGCCGCTACCGGTAGGGCGTACTCGAGCATATTATGTCACATTATTATGTCGCATGTGGTTCTACAAGCCTTTTTTAAAAGGAAGAGACTGGTAAAACTCATCTATCCTCATCATGCGTGCATAGAATTTATCGCGTCTGCTTCTCGCAGAAAAATTTCAAAAAAACCAGACAGGCGTGTGAGTTGAAAAACTTTGTTCACACCGGGGCTCAGCTCGGCAAGTTTCAACTGTCCGCTGCGTTTTTTAACCTCGCCGAGGGTAGCCAGCAATGCGCCTATACCCGTCGAGTCTATATATGAAACCTGAGCCATGCTCAGAATCAGGTTCTGCGCTCCGTTATGGATTGCGTCGAGCAGCGTAGACTTCAGCTCGCCCGCGTTGAATAAATCCACTTCGCCGCTGACCCGCATTATTGTATAGCCTGATTTACTTTCAGATTCGATTCTCACGTTGGGTGCAGTGTCTCAGGGGCAGCGAAGAGGGCCGGTTTGCTGTGTCAATAATTAGTTGATTGGCGAAATATAGAATAATATGCGGTCACATGCAAATGAGGATTTCGAGCCTGCTGCCGTTTCTGGCGCTTGCGGCCGCCATTTTCGCCGAAGAACCCTGGATTCGATCTCTCGAAAAGGCAGGCATAGTTATTGAAACGCGCAAAGTTTCCGGGTCTGATTATAAAGAATTTCGAGCGACGATGAGAGTCAATGCGAGTCTGCAAAAATCCCTCGCTGTGATGCAAGACTTTAACGGCTACAAAAGCTGGATGAAAGACTGTAAAGAGTCGCGCCGCCTGGTCGAGCTTTCTCCCTCCAGTGGCATCGTCTATTCGCTGCAATCGACGCCCTGGCCTATATCTGAGCGTGAGGCAGTCGTGCGCTATAGTTACCAAAAGACCGCAAAGCCCGCGACTGCATTAATCTGGCTCGCCGCCGCACCCGATGCGCTGCCACCGACACCCGGCAAAGTGCGCATCGCTAAACTCAAGGGTTACTGGCGATTTCGCGAGCTCGACGCCGGCCACACCGAGGTAATTTATTCGATGCATTCTGAACCGGGGGGCAGCCTGCCGGGTTGGGCCGCTGCTGGTATGGTTGCGCATTTGCCTTTCGAGACGTTAAAAAAACTGCGCGAAGTTCTCGAGAGGTAGTCTGCTAGAGGCCCACTACCGCCACCGCCATTTTTTCTGGGCTGTGTTTTGCCGTTTTTTTCGTTTGTGCGAGCAGCATCGACATCTGATCGGCATCGGCTGTCTGGCGACCCGGCTTCAGTTCAATGATCGCGGTGCTGACCGTCAGCAACGGTAACTCTGCCGCTTCACCGCTACGGTCGATCGTTTTATATGTTTTTTTCACCCGCTCTTCGTGCGAAAAAAATGGCAGAAGCTCCGCTTCGAACTGTAGTCGCACAGCATCGGTTACAGATTGCAGGTTAATCTGCTGATGCAATGACGCATTCAGGCCCAGAAAAAAATCATCGCCGCCGATATGCCCGACGAAAACTTCTGACGGCACTACCTCGCGCAATATGCGCGCGAAGATCGTAATCGCCCTGTCGCCCTGCCTGAAGCCGAAATGGTCATTGAACGGCTTGAAATGATCGAAGTCCATGTAGGCCATGAAGCCGTGCGCGGCAAGGTCGCCGAGCAGGTTGTCTGCAAAGGCGTGTATCAACCGGTTACCCGGCAATCCGCTGAGCGGGTTCGTGTCTCGTGCGGCCGCAATCTGCTTTTCGTTGATGACACTCAAGAGAGACTTTGCATTCAAGAACCCGAAGTATTGCATGTCTTTGACGAATATAACACCTTCACTTTCGGGGTTGTTGATAAATATTTCGAGTATCTTTTCTTGTGGAGTGTTGACGTCGGTTACGGGGTTTCGCGTGATGAATGATCTGAGGCCATGCGTCACAGATTTATTCGCGAGAAGTTCGCGACCGAAGGGCGAATAGATATATTTCTTGAGATCGCGCTCGTGTATTATCCCCAGAGGGTAACGATTCGAGTCGACAACTGGTAAGAAGTTGTAGGTCACTTGGTCATGAAACATGTCGAGCAGACTGCGCACATCTGCCGTGACATCTATCGGCTCGATGCGCAAAATGCTG
The sequence above is a segment of the Turneriella parva DSM 21527 genome. Coding sequences within it:
- a CDS encoding STAS domain-containing protein, translated to MRIESESKSGYTIMRVSGEVDLFNAGELKSTLLDAIHNGAQNLILSMAQVSYIDSTGIGALLATLGEVKKRSGQLKLAELSPGVNKVFQLTRLSGFFEIFLREADAINSMHA
- a CDS encoding START domain-containing protein — protein: MRISSLLPFLALAAAIFAEEPWIRSLEKAGIVIETRKVSGSDYKEFRATMRVNASLQKSLAVMQDFNGYKSWMKDCKESRRLVELSPSSGIVYSLQSTPWPISEREAVVRYSYQKTAKPATALIWLAAAPDALPPTPGKVRIAKLKGYWRFRELDAGHTEVIYSMHSEPGGSLPGWAAAGMVAHLPFETLKKLREVLER
- a CDS encoding GGDEF domain-containing protein; the encoded protein is MDLRASENTAGPEHNYRGPIPDAAAGFSRWRHLIKQLDFALQPIVHASTGSLYGVEALVRGFGPLGFETPKDLFDAAYHDNALFFADIRLRELAIAKFKQLPFHQKLILFYNYDPRILQMPDYRPGVTERLMTNFDLSCDQICFEINEKYEIGSNAVLNAFVKNLQSRGIKIALDDFGAGYAGFELFYHSEPNVLKFDRFLISNIESDARKRNLCSHIVNLCKVQGVTTIAEGVETEAELQVCCRMGFDLIQGFIVERPQTDVRLLRGSYAETIQKQAPLHQRQEEDAELLKRSILRIEPIDVTADVRSLLDMFHDQVTYNFLPVVDSNRYPLGIIHERDLKKYIYSPFGRELLANKSVTHGLRSFITRNPVTDVNTPQEKILEIFINNPESEGVIFVKDMQYFGFLNAKSLLSVINEKQIAAARDTNPLSGLPGNRLIHAFADNLLGDLAAHGFMAYMDFDHFKPFNDHFGFRQGDRAITIFARILREVVPSEVFVGHIGGDDFFLGLNASLHQQINLQSVTDAVRLQFEAELLPFFSHEERVKKTYKTIDRSGEAAELPLLTVSTAIIELKPGRQTADADQMSMLLAQTKKTAKHSPEKMAVAVVGL